A genomic segment from Ptychodera flava strain L36383 chromosome 8, AS_Pfla_20210202, whole genome shotgun sequence encodes:
- the LOC139138619 gene encoding piggyBac transposable element-derived protein 4-like, whose product MSSTSDYTSTSESSDSETEDVLTPNGRIRVHFGYNQPDDGGPAPNAFRFRPESVGVNLRRLTRRGVHTMTRALDFFMLFFTVEVIGRICEYTNLYGHHNVITNPNYGEADGSWSELTPDELYKFIGLLIFMGLVRLPNYDSYWSVQSLYSGCWARSFIPSRQRFKALMAFLKTSHPDHEDMENRLSKVEELYIHMKQICKQYFQPGQNVSVDERTVAAKGGVPMRQFMRDKPKRFGIKLWVLADAATGYTFEFDICLGKRGTNTSRNGLGYDVVMGLCRDLYNNGYHVYFDNFYTSPVLLHDLKERGVLACGTITKNGRGFPACMKDVRWERTAERGSMRWYRDENNMLTLQWKDNRAVCIMSTIHTASEHTTVQRRTKSREGMFQRIEVNQPVAIRDYNKYMRGVHLSNQLTGTYTVAHKSTKWWKKLFFHFIDIAVVNSFILFRQFREEFQNMMN is encoded by the exons ATGAGCAGTACGAGTGACTATACCTCTACAAGTGAGTCGTCTGACTCGGAAACTGAAGATGTTTTGACACCAAATGGTCGAATCAG GGTTCACTTTGGATACAATCAGCCAGATGATGGTGGCCCAGCCCCAAATGCATTTAGATTCCGTCCAGAGTCTGTTGGGGTCAACTTACGACGGCTGACCAGACGGGGAGTGCACACAATGACTCGAGCACTCGATTTTTTTATGCTTTTCTTCACCGTGGAGGTGATTGGCCGTATATGTGAATATACAAATTTATATGGCCATCACAATGTCATCACAAACCCAAACTATGGAGAAGCTGATGGCAGTTGGAGTGAACTTACGCCAGATGAGTTGTACAAGTTCATCGGGTTGCTGATTTTTATGGGTCTGGTAAGGCTACCAAACTATGACTCTTATTGGAGTGTACAGTCTTTATACAGCGGCTGCTGGGCAAGATCCTTTATACCATCTCGCCAACGATTTAAAGCTCTCATGGCTTTCTTAAAAACCAGTCACCCAGATCATGAAGATATGGAGAACAGACTTTCTAAAGTTGAGGAACTGTACATACatatgaaacaaatttgtaaacaatattttcagcCAGGGCAAAATGTGTCTGTGGATGAACGTACAGTGGCTGCAAAAGGTGGGGTCCCTATGAGGCAATTTATGAGGGATAAACCAAAGAGATTTGGAATTAAGTTATGGGTACTTGCAGATGCTGCAACAGGTTATACCtttgaatttgatatttgtttagGGAAGAGGGGAACAAACACATCAAGGAATGGGTTGGGATATGATGTAGTTATGGGTCTTTGTAGGGATTTGTATAATAATGGTTACCatgtttattttgacaatttttatacTTCCCCAGTGTTATTGCATGATTTGAAGGAACGGGGTGTTCTTGCGTGTGGGACAATAACAAAAAATGGACGGGGTTTTCCAGCTTGTATGAAGGATGTCAGGTGGGAAAGGACTGCAGAAAGGGGATCAATGCGATGGTACAGGGATGAAAACAATATGCTTACTTTGCAATGGAAAGACAATAGGGCTGTGTGTATCATGTCAACCATCCATACTGCATCTGAACATACCACAGTACAGAGACGTACAAAATCAAGGGAGGGAATGTTTCAGAGAATTGAAGTGAACCAGCCAGTTGCGATAAGAGACTATAATAAGTACATGAGAGGTGTTCATTTATCAAATCAGCTGACAGGCACGTATACAGTTGCGCATAAATCTACAAAAtggtggaaaaaattattctttcatttcattgaCATAGCTGTCGTAAATTCTTTTATATTATTTCGACAGTTTCGGGAGGAGTTCCAGAATATGATGAATTGA